In one Candidatus Cloacimonadota bacterium genomic region, the following are encoded:
- the yajC gene encoding preprotein translocase subunit YajC, translating into MYYVLLQAGTEAQPNPFISFLPFVFLILILYFLIIRPQQKRQKDHQRLLDDLKINDVVITSGGIIGKITNFRKEKDTVILKIDDTNNTKIEVRRVAIAGIWQEPTITNEPVE; encoded by the coding sequence ATGTATTACGTTTTATTACAAGCAGGAACTGAAGCACAACCTAATCCGTTCATAAGTTTTTTACCCTTCGTATTTCTGATCTTAATTCTCTACTTTTTGATAATTAGACCTCAACAGAAGAGACAGAAAGATCACCAAAGACTTTTAGATGATTTGAAGATCAACGATGTCGTGATAACTTCCGGAGGTATTATCGGTAAGATAACCAATTTCAGGAAAGAGAAAGATACCGTAATTTTAAAGATCGATGACACCAATAATACTAAGATAGAAGTAAGAAGAGTTGCTATTGCCGGCATATGGCAGGAACCAACTATAACTAATGAACCAGTTGAATAA
- a CDS encoding ferritin family protein, which produces MDFFDIAMGIEKEGEDFYNSLAEGCAANEGMSNIFKMLANDEKKHYATFKKMKENNPQDFKKSDIFESAQEIFAGFRKQFDKVKCDGSQTDLYHKALELEKKSYDFYMEKLDEFTDPVHMEIIRKVANEEKKHMLLLENIIELVERPEYWLENAEFFHLEDY; this is translated from the coding sequence ATGGATTTCTTTGATATTGCAATGGGTATTGAAAAAGAGGGGGAAGATTTTTACAATTCGTTGGCTGAGGGTTGTGCCGCTAATGAAGGGATGAGTAATATTTTCAAGATGCTGGCGAATGATGAGAAAAAACACTATGCTACCTTCAAGAAGATGAAAGAGAATAATCCGCAAGATTTTAAGAAAAGCGATATCTTTGAGAGTGCCCAGGAGATCTTTGCCGGATTTCGCAAACAATTTGATAAGGTGAAATGTGACGGATCTCAAACCGACCTTTACCATAAGGCACTGGAATTAGAGAAAAAGAGTTATGATTTCTATATGGAAAAATTGGACGAGTTTACTGATCCGGTGCATATGGAGATCATCCGCAAAGTAGCTAATGAAGAAAAGAAGCATATGCTGCTACTGGAGAATATAATTGAGTTGGTGGAGAGACCGGAATATTGGCTGGAAAATGCGGAGTTCTTTCATTTAGAAGATTATTGA
- a CDS encoding peptidyl-prolyl cis-trans isomerase, with product MRKKTLFMNISLIVVFLLLLSCAKERPEDTNNVIAIVNNELITREALLEFAEIDDLSQISEAELREKIDDLIKLTILAQEATDLLKQPIIRERVKLAQKKVLANAYLAKIIHEFNPTETDLFNYYQMHRSRYIDEREEYRIQRIFLTEPMMADSVTVMLNNAEITFASAARAYSQEGVRNNDGFIGYQTSEEMEPAIWRSISGLAQHRFARVPVSNGIYLVRYTDKRTRLIDRPFTEVVDSVRIEFLNEKRREIVNNDLNELMYKAEIIYKKYDR from the coding sequence ATGCGAAAAAAGACATTATTTATGAACATATCATTGATAGTAGTATTCCTTTTGCTCTTATCATGTGCTAAAGAAAGACCAGAAGATACAAATAATGTTATTGCTATTGTAAATAATGAATTGATAACCAGAGAGGCACTGCTGGAGTTTGCCGAAATTGATGATTTAAGTCAGATATCGGAGGCAGAATTAAGGGAAAAGATCGACGATTTGATTAAATTAACTATACTCGCACAAGAAGCAACAGATCTGCTCAAGCAACCAATAATTAGAGAAAGAGTTAAATTAGCCCAGAAAAAAGTTTTGGCAAACGCCTATTTAGCAAAGATAATTCATGAATTTAATCCGACAGAGACAGATCTGTTCAATTATTATCAAATGCATAGAAGCCGTTATATAGATGAAAGAGAAGAATACAGGATCCAGAGGATATTTTTGACTGAACCTATGATGGCTGATTCGGTAACAGTGATGTTAAATAATGCAGAAATTACTTTTGCATCAGCAGCAAGAGCTTACTCTCAAGAAGGGGTACGAAATAACGATGGTTTTATAGGATATCAGACTTCAGAAGAGATGGAACCTGCTATTTGGAGAAGTATTAGTGGGTTAGCTCAACATCGCTTTGCCCGAGTTCCTGTTAGTAACGGAATTTATCTGGTACGTTATACCGATAAAAGAACAAGGTTAATAGATCGTCCCTTCACTGAAGTAGTTGATTCAGTAAGAATAGAATTTCTTAATGAGAAGCGACGAGAAATAGTAAATAATGATCTTAATGAGTTAATGTATAAAGCAGAGATAATATATAAAAAATACGATAGATAG
- the dnaA gene encoding chromosomal replication initiator protein DnaA, whose protein sequence is MEEAQQKWNQILDTLEETINLQSFKTWFNETKVVDKPKEDTFLVIVPTKFAADYLNKNYADFITEISQGLFNKKYFFRFTSNTVITKEIPRSEYDFKQMMSNGKTYLLNPKYNFEQFVVGKSNNFAQSAALAVAESPGNIYNPLFIYGESGMGKTHLMQAIGNFIMEERRKNNTIHYITAEEFTNQMIDAIRNHTMPDFRNKYRNIDVLLIDDVHFLAKKEGIQEEFFHTFNTLYESKRQIVMTSDRPPKDIQDLEKRLVTRFECGLLADLKTPDFETRMAILKKKSETENIILNDDILEYVAENIISNVRALEGSLIRILAYCSYNNINPEEIDKVLCQEILSDMISDKVFDININGIMNKVCAHYQLTPGQLLGNTRKKNIVFPRQVAMYLTNLLIPQLSLKDIALYYQRKDHTTVLHAKKHIEKLFRSDVDFRIQLEKIIKDIRAVS, encoded by the coding sequence ATGGAAGAAGCACAGCAGAAATGGAATCAGATATTGGACACATTAGAAGAAACGATAAACTTACAGAGTTTCAAGACATGGTTTAATGAAACGAAAGTTGTGGATAAACCTAAAGAAGATACCTTTTTGGTTATAGTACCGACAAAATTTGCCGCAGATTATCTTAATAAAAATTATGCTGACTTTATCACAGAAATCTCTCAAGGTTTATTCAACAAGAAGTACTTCTTTCGTTTTACCAGTAATACCGTAATAACCAAAGAGATTCCCAGATCGGAATACGATTTCAAACAAATGATGTCCAATGGTAAAACTTACCTTTTGAATCCTAAATACAATTTTGAGCAGTTTGTAGTCGGTAAAAGTAATAATTTTGCCCAATCGGCTGCCTTAGCAGTTGCCGAGTCACCGGGAAATATCTATAATCCACTCTTTATCTACGGAGAATCAGGAATGGGTAAGACACATCTGATGCAGGCCATTGGTAATTTTATAATGGAAGAACGACGAAAGAATAATACAATACATTATATAACTGCCGAAGAATTTACCAATCAGATGATAGATGCGATCAGAAATCATACCATGCCAGATTTCCGGAACAAATATCGTAATATTGATGTTCTATTGATCGATGACGTGCATTTCTTAGCCAAGAAAGAGGGTATTCAGGAAGAGTTTTTCCATACCTTTAATACGCTTTATGAAAGTAAACGCCAGATAGTGATGACCAGTGACCGCCCACCAAAAGATATTCAGGATCTGGAAAAGAGATTAGTAACCAGATTTGAGTGCGGACTTTTAGCTGATCTGAAGACACCCGATTTCGAAACAAGAATGGCAATTCTTAAAAAGAAGTCAGAAACAGAAAATATTATTCTCAACGATGATATCCTCGAATATGTAGCCGAGAATATTATCAGTAATGTCAGGGCTCTGGAGGGTTCTCTGATCCGTATTCTCGCCTATTGCTCCTATAATAATATCAATCCTGAAGAGATAGATAAAGTTCTCTGTCAGGAGATCCTGAGTGATATGATCTCGGATAAAGTCTTTGATATCAATATAAACGGTATAATGAACAAAGTATGTGCTCACTATCAACTTACTCCGGGTCAACTATTAGGGAATACGAGAAAGAAGAATATCGTCTTTCCAAGACAGGTTGCCATGTATCTGACCAACCTTTTAATACCGCAACTATCTCTCAAAGATATCGCTCTATATTATCAACGAAAAGACCATACAACTGTCTTACACGCCAAAAAACATATAGAAAAACTCTTTCGCAGTGATGTTGATTTTCGTATCCAATTAGAAAAAATCATCAAAGATATTAGAGCGGTAAGTTAA
- a CDS encoding phosphatidylglycerophosphatase A yields MFRYISKLISTLFYTGYFPVAPGTAGTIVAFAVYLLLPKTFIELPCFWMFPLLLTIPVVAVVSEAEKGMKRDDKRIVLDEFLGYFYAVLFLPKSLAIGIAAFILFRLFDILKPAPINKLQKWKSGWGVVADDVMAGIYANLIVQIGYFLLR; encoded by the coding sequence TTGTTTAGGTATATCAGTAAACTAATCTCTACTCTCTTTTATACAGGGTATTTTCCTGTCGCACCGGGTACTGCCGGTACTATTGTTGCCTTCGCTGTTTATCTGTTACTACCGAAAACATTTATCGAGTTGCCCTGTTTCTGGATGTTTCCCCTATTATTGACTATACCTGTTGTAGCGGTGGTCAGTGAAGCAGAAAAGGGTATGAAACGTGATGATAAGAGAATAGTCCTCGATGAGTTTTTAGGATATTTTTATGCCGTTTTATTTCTACCGAAATCTCTTGCTATCGGTATTGCTGCCTTTATTCTCTTCAGATTATTCGATATTCTGAAGCCAGCACCGATAAATAAACTGCAAAAATGGAAATCTGGCTGGGGTGTAGTGGCTGATGATGTGATGGCTGGGATCTATGCTAATCTGATAGTACAGATCGGGTATTTTCTGTTGCGATAA
- a CDS encoding DUF116 domain-containing protein: MMMITTLLWWFISPRLHEISTFLALSVLSTLRVFYSIIVVGILLVLLTSYLEKNFLIARTAVRLSIIFVFPATIILGRMIGIPKDKIRESFVHVNNTFVKVLTKKYQPHEILILLPHCLQNTDCLIRVTIDINNCQDCGRCKITNLKKIARETGVHIAIATGGSLARRIIIKHRPKFIIAVACERDLVDGLLDVFPIPVYGVLNERPFGPCVNTSVAIEAIETALKSLCLVKDGEASPLGVKQAFINHGDTENTEKRL, encoded by the coding sequence ATGATGATGATCACAACCTTGCTCTGGTGGTTTATTTCTCCCAGACTCCATGAAATAAGTACTTTTCTAGCCCTTTCAGTACTTAGTACTCTGAGAGTTTTTTACTCTATAATTGTTGTAGGTATACTTCTCGTTTTGTTGACATCATATCTTGAAAAGAATTTTCTGATCGCCCGTACTGCAGTTAGATTATCTATCATATTTGTCTTTCCTGCTACAATAATACTCGGCAGAATGATCGGAATACCGAAAGATAAGATAAGAGAGTCGTTTGTACATGTTAACAATACCTTTGTTAAAGTACTAACCAAAAAATATCAACCACATGAGATATTAATATTGCTTCCGCATTGTCTACAAAATACCGATTGTCTGATCAGGGTGACAATCGATATCAATAACTGTCAAGATTGTGGAAGATGTAAAATCACCAATCTGAAGAAAATAGCCCGTGAAACAGGTGTTCATATAGCCATAGCTACCGGTGGTTCTTTAGCGCGGAGGATAATCATCAAACATCGCCCTAAGTTTATTATAGCCGTTGCCTGTGAGAGGGATCTGGTTGATGGATTACTCGATGTCTTTCCCATACCGGTGTATGGCGTTTTGAATGAACGACCTTTTGGTCCTTGTGTTAATACTTCAGTTGCTATTGAAGCTATCGAAACTGCCCTGAAGAGTCTCTGTCTGGTAAAAGATGGTGAAGCAAGTCCGTTGGGAGTAAAGCAAGCATTTATTAACCACGGAGACACAGAGAACACGGAGAAAAGATTATGA
- the fmt gene encoding methionyl-tRNA formyltransferase encodes MESILTNISSINKTVFIGTPDFSVPTLLKLSETNYKPLLVITQPDKPQGRKLKLVPTPVKQTAEQLGIKVIQPEKIKEEDVIRKLIEINPDVIITVAYGGFLTKKILDLPSFGCLNIHPSLLPKYRGATPINHALFEGEKETGVTITKMTLKMDSGPILQQKIVTIEKEDNYSSLSAKLAEIGADELIDVLQKLEKHEIIAIPQNDEEATYCYKLQKDDLYLDWNEKATDIHNKIRGLAEEPGAMTTFRGNKMKILATKILQERADLLPGKVSAILKNEGIVVCCRDQKILLTKVQPAGKRIMSGFEYHIGARIEIGENFVSGIRDRS; translated from the coding sequence ATGGAGTCAATCTTGACAAATATTTCATCGATAAACAAAACAGTGTTCATCGGAACTCCTGATTTTTCTGTTCCAACACTGCTTAAACTATCAGAAACCAATTATAAACCACTCTTAGTAATTACACAACCGGATAAACCACAGGGAAGAAAGCTTAAACTTGTTCCCACGCCAGTTAAGCAAACAGCTGAACAACTTGGGATTAAGGTAATTCAACCGGAAAAGATAAAAGAAGAAGATGTAATTCGAAAGCTCATAGAGATCAACCCCGATGTGATAATTACAGTAGCTTACGGTGGATTTCTTACTAAGAAGATCCTTGATCTTCCCTCTTTCGGCTGCCTTAATATTCACCCTTCACTCTTACCCAAATACAGAGGAGCTACACCGATCAACCATGCTCTCTTTGAAGGAGAGAAAGAGACCGGAGTGACCATTACCAAAATGACACTTAAGATGGATAGTGGTCCGATTCTGCAACAGAAGATAGTTACTATTGAGAAGGAAGACAATTACAGTTCATTATCAGCCAAACTTGCAGAGATCGGAGCAGATGAGCTGATAGATGTTTTGCAGAAATTAGAGAAGCATGAGATCATAGCAATTCCGCAAAACGATGAAGAAGCAACGTATTGTTATAAATTACAGAAAGATGATCTCTATCTGGATTGGAATGAAAAGGCAACAGATATTCATAACAAGATACGTGGATTAGCTGAAGAACCTGGAGCAATGACAACATTTCGCGGAAACAAGATGAAGATCTTGGCAACTAAGATACTACAAGAGAGAGCAGATCTATTGCCCGGAAAAGTTTCTGCAATATTAAAAAACGAAGGTATCGTAGTCTGTTGTAGAGACCAAAAAATTCTCTTGACCAAAGTGCAACCAGCCGGCAAGAGAATAATGAGTGGCTTTGAGTATCATATAGGAGCAAGAATTGAGATTGGGGAGAACTTTGTAAGTGGAATTCGTGATCGATCATAA
- a CDS encoding peptidylprolyl isomerase: protein MKYLVLIILIMVSTMLIAEELVDQIVAKVGREVILRSDLVRQMQQMEQLGLLEQEMTELDMINEMVESRLILQTAKDKNYRLDEYRIRQMIDTQINNQISRIGSETLLRAELQKAGMSLSDLRDYYDQMIREQRLREMIIQNEITDRVHITEAEVEEYYYDNIEELPLRLEMIELGLIRKEIIASERTKKRVLAEINRIYDRLREGEDFGALAKEYSDCPSAERRGDLGFFGPGTMIKEFEDVAFALKPGEISRVVETQFGYHIIKMEERDEEDIRVRHILKMIEPTDEDITQIMTTMEDLLVSLRDGADFQELATTYSDDDTAEQGGIIGEFPDNEFPEMFNSYINSLEIGEYTDIIREGNNLFVFTKVRIIPQRVYQLDEIREELREFLHTHKQIEHFDRWIKNLRDNSYVEIFYN from the coding sequence ATGAAATATTTAGTACTAATTATACTTATAATGGTCTCAACCATGTTGATAGCCGAAGAGTTAGTAGATCAGATAGTAGCTAAAGTAGGGCGGGAAGTGATCTTAAGGAGTGATCTTGTGCGACAGATGCAACAAATGGAACAACTTGGTTTACTGGAACAGGAGATGACAGAGCTGGATATGATCAACGAAATGGTAGAATCAAGATTGATCTTGCAGACAGCGAAAGATAAAAACTATCGTCTCGATGAATACAGGATCCGTCAAATGATAGATACGCAGATCAATAATCAAATATCAAGAATCGGTTCTGAGACATTATTACGTGCTGAATTACAGAAAGCTGGTATGTCATTGTCCGACTTAAGGGATTATTATGATCAGATGATCAGAGAACAAAGACTGCGGGAGATGATAATCCAGAACGAGATAACCGATCGTGTCCATATAACAGAAGCAGAGGTAGAAGAATACTATTATGATAATATAGAAGAGCTTCCTTTGAGACTGGAGATGATTGAGTTAGGTTTGATAAGAAAAGAGATAATAGCGAGTGAGAGAACCAAAAAGAGGGTTTTAGCCGAAATTAATCGTATTTATGATAGACTAAGAGAAGGTGAAGATTTTGGTGCTCTGGCTAAAGAATACAGTGATTGTCCAAGTGCAGAAAGAAGAGGAGATTTGGGATTTTTCGGACCGGGAACAATGATCAAAGAATTTGAAGATGTCGCCTTTGCTCTTAAACCGGGAGAGATCAGCCGGGTAGTTGAAACACAATTCGGATATCATATCATAAAAATGGAAGAGAGAGATGAAGAGGATATCAGAGTAAGACATATATTGAAAATGATTGAACCGACCGATGAAGATATAACCCAGATAATGACAACAATGGAGGATTTGCTTGTTAGTTTAAGGGATGGAGCTGACTTTCAAGAACTCGCTACCACATATTCTGATGATGATACAGCAGAACAGGGTGGAATAATTGGAGAGTTTCCCGATAATGAATTTCCTGAGATGTTCAATAGTTACATCAACAGTTTGGAGATAGGTGAATATACTGATATTATCAGGGAGGGAAACAACCTCTTTGTCTTTACTAAAGTAAGAATAATACCTCAAAGGGTTTATCAGTTAGATGAGATCAGAGAAGAGCTAAGAGAATTTCTGCATACTCATAAACAAATAGAGCATTTTGATAGATGGATCAAAAATTTACGAGATAATTCCTACGTTGAGATCTTTTATAATTAA
- the def gene encoding peptide deformylase, whose translation MNQLNNYPGKVLAVRIYGDPILRQKSESVEQVDEDIKKFVADMIVTMYEKDGVGLAAPQVGKNLRIFVIDPEWSRTNQKNPQIFINPRIISMSGVEVDDEGCLSLPEIFAEVKRAEKIVLEAMDLNGELKRYEAEGFYARTIQHEFDHIDGVLFIDRISKLKLLSLKWKLKALEQTKDENGVNLDKYFIDKQNSVHRNS comes from the coding sequence ATGAACCAGTTGAATAATTATCCAGGTAAAGTTTTAGCTGTTAGAATCTACGGTGATCCTATTCTGCGGCAAAAGTCAGAATCTGTCGAGCAGGTAGACGAAGATATTAAGAAATTCGTAGCAGATATGATCGTCACGATGTATGAAAAGGATGGAGTAGGTCTGGCAGCTCCACAGGTGGGAAAAAATTTACGCATATTTGTAATTGATCCTGAGTGGTCACGGACCAATCAGAAAAACCCTCAGATATTTATTAATCCCAGGATCATCTCAATGTCGGGGGTCGAAGTGGATGATGAAGGGTGTCTCAGTCTACCGGAGATCTTTGCAGAAGTTAAAAGAGCTGAAAAGATCGTTTTGGAAGCTATGGATCTTAACGGAGAACTCAAAAGATATGAAGCGGAAGGTTTTTATGCCAGAACGATCCAGCATGAATTTGATCATATAGATGGGGTTCTCTTTATAGATCGAATTTCAAAACTGAAATTATTATCGCTGAAATGGAAATTGAAAGCTCTGGAACAGACAAAAGACGAGAATGGAGTCAATCTTGACAAATATTTCATCGATAAACAAAACAGTGTTCATCGGAACTCCTGA